From the genome of Vigna angularis cultivar LongXiaoDou No.4 chromosome 11, ASM1680809v1, whole genome shotgun sequence, one region includes:
- the LOC108332798 gene encoding uncharacterized protein LOC108332798, with the protein MDDTLQQFIQMSESHRKNTKAACRRMEAHCRFIIQKLDDFGGNMEVPDYVNFLKKFNKKRKSPEEETVEVQSNCSVILQKALPPKANDPKSFNIPCTIGSHERGKALIDLGSSINLMPLSVLENITGLEVKPTKRNLLKISWCGDRKENTKIKVGIG; encoded by the exons ATGGATGACACGCTTCAACAGTTCATACAGATGTCTGAGTCTCATCGTAAGAACACTAAAGCAGCATGCAGAAGGATGGAGGCGCATTGTAGGTTCATAATTCAGAAGCTTGATGATTTTGGGGGCAATATGGAA gtacCTGATTATGTTAACTTCCTcaagaaattcaacaaaaagagaaaaagtccAGAGGAAGAAACAGTTGAGGTACAAAGCAATTGCAGTGTGATCTTGCAGAaggcacttcctccaaaagcTAATGATCCGAAAAGTTTCAATATCCCATGCACTATTGGGAGTCATGAAAGAGGGAAagccttaattgatttagggtctaGTATTAacttgatgcccttatctgtaCTTGAAAATATTactggtcttgaagtcaagcctacaaaGAGGAACCTGCTAAAGATAAGTTGGTGTGGAGACAGAAAGGAGAACACCAAGATTAAAGTTGGAATTGGGTGA